Proteins co-encoded in one Chroicocephalus ridibundus chromosome 6, bChrRid1.1, whole genome shotgun sequence genomic window:
- the WNT8B gene encoding protein Wnt-8b, translating into MDPYLGIFFLTPFFQSCCAWSVNNFLMTGPKAYLIYSSSVAAGAQSGIEECKFQFAWDRWNCPERALQLSSHGGLRSANRETAFVHAISSAGVMYTLTRNCSLGDFDNCGCDDSRNGQLGGQGWLWGGCSDNVGFGEAISKQFVDALETGQDARAAMNLHNNEAGRKAVKGTMKRTCKCHGVSGSCTTQTCWLQLPEFREVGTYLKERYHKALKVDLLQGAGNSAASRGAIAETFSSISKKELVHLEDSPDYCLENKTLGLLGTEGRECLKRGKALSKWEKRSCRRLCGDCGLAVEERRAEMVSSCNCKFHWCCAVRCEQCRKRVTKYFCVRKEKRERSGGGGASRKLKRKP; encoded by the exons ATGGACCCTTATCTGGGCATCTTCTTCCTCACTCCCTTCTTCCAATCCTGCTGTGCCTG GTCAGTGAATAATTTCCTGATGACGGGCCCCAAG gcctatCTCATCTACTCCAGCAGCGTGGCGGCCGGGGCACAGAGCGGCATCGAGGAGTGCAAGTTCCAGTTCGCCTGGGACCGCTGGAACTGCCCTGAGAGGGcactgcagctctccagccacggcGGGCTGCGCAGTG CAAACCGAGAAACCGCTTTTGTCCACGCCATCAGCTCTGCGGGCGTCATGTACACCCTGACCCGGAACTGCAGCCTGGGGGATTTTGACAACTGTGGCTGTGACGACTCCCGCAATGGACAGCTGG GGGGGCaaggctggctgtggggaggctGCAGCGACAACGTGGGCTTTGGGGAAGCCATTTCTAAGCAGTTTGTGGATGCCCTGGAGACCGGACAAGACGCCAGAGCTGCTATGAACCTGCACAACAACGAGGCGGGTAGAAAG GCCGTGAAAGGGACCATGAAGCGGACTTGCAAATGCCACGGCGTGTCAGGGAGCTGCACCACccagacctgctggctgcagctgcctgagtTTCGGGAGGTGGGCACTTACCTCAAGGAGAGGTACCACAAAGCCCTGAAGGTGGACTTGCTGCAGGGGGCAGGGAACAGCGCTGCCAGCCGGGGTGCCATCGCCGAGACCTTCAGCTCCATCTCCAAGAAGGAGCTGGTGCATTTAGAAGACTCTCCTGACTACTGCCTGGAGAACAAGacgctggggctgctgggcacgGAGGGCAGGGAGTGCCTGAAGAGGGGCAAGGCGCTCAGCAAGTGGGAGAAGCGGAGCTGCCGGCGGCTGTGCGGGGACTGCGGGCTGGCGGTGGAGGAGAGGCGAGCCGAGATGGTGTCCAGCTGCAACTGCAAGTTCCACTGGTGCTGCGCCGTGCGCTGCGAGCAGTGCCGCAAAAGGGTCACCAAGTACTTCTGCGTCCGCAAGGAGaagcgggagcggagcgggggtgGCGGGGCCAGCCGCAAGCTCAAGAGAAAGCCCTAA